The following coding sequences are from one Gossypium hirsutum isolate 1008001.06 chromosome A12, Gossypium_hirsutum_v2.1, whole genome shotgun sequence window:
- the LOC107921599 gene encoding methylesterase 1-like yields the protein MGPNFLKSRLYQNLELVKTLVRPGSLFHQDLSKEKTLSDEGYGSVTRVFFCDKDQAMNIKLKRWMINNNPLKAVLEIKGAEHMPMFSKTKQLCNVLMREKEFEIEGLKRRKREKRNQRN from the exons ATGGGTCCAAATTTCTTGAAATCCAGGCTCTATCAG AACCTAGAACTGGTGAAAACACTGGTGAGGCCAGGATCATTGTTTCATCAAGATCTGTCAAAGGAAAAGACGTTGTCGGATGAAGGGTATGGATCAGTGACAAGGGTTTTTTTTTGCGATAAGGATCAAGCCATGAACATCAAACTCAAACGCTGGATGATTAACAACAATCCCCTTAAAGCTGTGTTGGAGATCAAAGGTGCTGAGCATATGCCAATGTTCTCCAAAACCAAACAACTTTGTAACGTTCTGATGAGGGAAAAAGAATTCGAAATAGAAGGAttgaagagaaggaaaagagagaaaaggaaTCAGAgaaattga